A window of Streptomyces sp. DG1A-41 contains these coding sequences:
- a CDS encoding DUF4328 domain-containing protein, translating to MHRPLTALEGSCHQVSTVGGAVMVICALAFLSWLDRVRDNARALSGVAPRDGSFWLYLGWIVFVVNLWVPRGIVADVHRSVFPTGGCRPS from the coding sequence GTGCACCGCCCGCTGACCGCCCTGGAGGGCTCCTGCCACCAGGTCAGCACCGTGGGCGGTGCCGTCATGGTGATCTGCGCGCTCGCGTTCCTGTCCTGGCTGGACCGCGTCCGTGACAATGCCCGTGCCCTCTCGGGCGTGGCACCGCGGGACGGATCCTTCTGGCTCTACCTGGGCTGGATCGTGTTCGTGGTGAACCTGTGGGTACCCCGGGGCATCGTCGCGGACGTCCACCGGTCCGTTTTCCCGACCGGCGGCTGCCGGCCGTCGTGA